The Neomonachus schauinslandi chromosome 11, ASM220157v2, whole genome shotgun sequence genomic sequence TTTTCATGGTGCTCTTCCTGCCTAGctatcacacagctagaaaggcCCCCACAGACCCCTCAGGCCACTACTGTTCCTGTCACACGTTCCTGCAATAGGACCATGTTgctaacttgaaaaaaaaaaaaattactattacaCTTGCAGTTGTTGCTTAGtaacatttctgattttgtgtttctGTGACAGCCTGAGCAgagatcattaaaaattaaacttacaaAGCTGCCaaagtgggaggaaggagaactTGAAGCCACCGTTTTTTTCACTTGCTTAGAAGCCATCTAACCTTGGGTTTCAATGCCAAGTCTTGGGGCAAACACAGCACAGTCTCTGGTTTATATTAAACCACACAGAGCACACTCCTGACATTAGCTTGTGTTGCAGCTGGAGTTTATCACCAGTACATAAAATCCTTGACCCTGCAGAATGGCCTGGAGTTACAATCACATGGCCGCACTGCATCCCTGCGGAAGAAAGCCCTAACGAGTTCTGTGTCCTCTTTCTGCTTTCTCCCTACAGTTCCACCAGGTGAGAAGAGTGATGACCATCCTTTTCCTTACTATGGTTATTTCATACTTCGGTTGCATGAAGGCTGCCCCCATGAAGGAAGCAAACGTCCGAGGACAAGGCAGCTTGGCCTACCCAGGTGTGCGGACCCATGGGACTCTGGAGAGCGTGAATGGGCCCAAGGCAGGCTCGAGAGGCCTGAATTCCTTGGCTGACACTTTTGAACACGTGATAGAAGAGCTGTTGGATGAGGACCAGAAAGTTCGGCCCAATGAAGAGAACAATAAGGACGCGGACTTGTATACTTCCAGGGTGATGCTCAGTAGTCAAGTGCCTTTGGagcctcctcttctctttctgcttgAGGAATACAAAAATTACCTGGATGCTGCAAACATGTCTATGAGGGTCCGGCGCCACTCTGACCCCGCCCGCCGTGGGGAGCTGAGCGTGTGTGACAGCATTAGCGAGTGGGTGACAGCAGCGGATAAAAAGACTGCAGTGGACATGTCGGGCGGGACGGTCACGGTCCTTGAAAAAGTCCCCGTATCGAAAGGCCAACTGAAACAGTACTTCTATGAGACCAAGTGCAATCCCATGGGTTACACAAAGGAGGGCTGCAGGGGCATAGACAAAAGGCATTGGAACTCCCAGTGCCGAACTACCCAGTCGTACGTGCGGGCCCTGACCATGGATAGCAAAAAGAGAATTGGCTGGCGGTTCATAAGGATAGACACTTCCTGTGTATGTACATTGACCATTAAAAGGGGAAGATAGTGGATTTATGTTGTATAGATTATATTGAGACAAAAATTatctatttgtatatatacataacagGGTAAATTATtcagttaagaaaaataattttatgaactgCATGTATAAATGAAGTTTATACAGTACAGTGGTTCTACAATCTATTTATTGGACCTATCCATGACCAGAAGGGAAACAGTCATTTTGCGCACAACTTTAAAAAGTCTGCATTACATTCCTCGATAATGTTGTGGTTTGTTGCCGTTGCCAAGAATTGAAAAcgtaaaaagtttaaaaaaaaataataataaattgcatGCTGCTTTAATTGTGAATTGATAATAAACTGtcctctttcagaaaacagacaaaaaaaaaaaaaacaacaaaaatttgaaCCAAAACATTCCGTTTACATTTTAGACAGTAAGTATCTTCGTTCTTGTTAGTACTATTATCTGTTTTACTGCTTTTAACTTCTGATAGCGTTGGAATTAAAACAATGTCAAGGTGCTGTTGTCATCGCTTTACTGGTTTAGGgaatgggggctgggaggggtatatttttgtttgttttgtgttttttttgtttgttttgttgtttttttttgttttgttttggtttttttttagttccCATAGGGAGTAGGGATGGGGAAAGAATTCCTTCAATATATATTCTGGTTGATAAGAGATTTATTTGTATGTTGTAAAGATGTTTGCAATATCAATCAGATGACTGgacaatgaataaaaattaaggcAACTGAACAAAGTGCTCACTCCACTTCCCATGATGCACCTCCTAGGCTCCCACTCGCCCTTTGGGCCTTGATCAGGGGAGTCTCCTTTTGTCTGAAAGACCTACATTTTCTTAGAGcacattctttccctccctccccctttggtcccctctttgttttgttttctctcaaaggaagaaaaatcagttGCGCGCTCTGAAATAATTTACCACTGCTGTGAACAAGTGAACAAATTTTGTCATTGTGGCACTCATAGAAGCATGGAGAAcagggatttctttcttttctttttctttttctttttttttttttaagaagagaaaaagacaacaaaacacaaaaatgaagatTCTTTTTTACGAGGGGTAAACGTTGGGTAAATCATTGTAAGCCTTCACAGAATCATGGTAAGGCTTAAAAATTGTCTTGCAAGCAAAAGGTGGAGTTCTGTATGGACCCAGAAACGCCTAGATCAGAGTAGGAGTCCACACGCCAGTGAAATGAGACTGCAGAGCAGCCATATGGAGGCTATGTGGAGCTGACGTGTCATTTCCGGGTGGTGCAGGAGAAATTCCTGAGCGGCCATCCTGAGGtctaggtgggggtggggaatggtaCTTGAGACATTCCAGAAGGGAGGCCTCTGAAGGACCTTTCAGAGGTGGCTCTGGAATGACTATGTCAAGTTGCTTGGACCTCGCGCTTTAAGTGCCTACATTATCTAACTGTGCTAAGAGGTTCTCGCTGGAGGACCCCACTCAAGCTGACTTATGCTCTCCACCCCTGGGTAATTTGTCCTAAAGCTGGATAAGCCTGGAGCAGGTTCAGAACCAAATATGGCATTGTGATCTTGAGACTGATACAATGAGAGAGAAGATGCTTGCAACATGAACACTTACTGCTTTGAAATTAGACTTGAGGAAACCAGGGTTTTGTCTTCTGAGAACTTTTGGTaagggggaagggacaggaaaAGGCCCCAAAATTCAGGTTGGATGACCAAGGCTACTGACAGAAAATCTTGTCCAGAGACAAGACTTCGAGAAGGTGTCTGCACATCCAGGACACCAAAGGCTTGAAAAGGTGCCTTGCTCAATGGAAGAGGCCGGGACAGAGCTGACAAAGTGTTGCTCCCAGTGAAGGCCTCAGCAACCTCCTGCCCATCCTGTCTGTTCATGGAGAGGGTCCCTGCCTCACCTCTGCCATCTTGGGTTTGGAGAAGTAAAGTTGGGAGTCTGGAAGAGTGGTCCTGGGAGAAATAGTGCTAAACCCACTCCCCCATTCAGCCCCCTGTCCAGATCTGAGAATGTCCTAGACCAGGGTCCTTGAATAGCAGAAAGCCTCCAGAAGTTGCTGCATCTTAGGAGGTTGGGTGAGGGGTCAGCAAAAGAGGACGTCCACCATGACCCAGGGAATGAAGATACCATCAGcaaataatttctatttgttcAGTCTTTCATTTAGAACGAGCCGAGCCTATCCTTTACGATACCATCTGAACACCTATCTTTAAAAGAGGGAAGATTTAATAGAGGTTTGTTTTGTGCTGTTTGAAAATATtgtctttgtaattatttttgacATGTAACGAATATCTGCTGTATGTTAACTTTTTGCAGCTTGCTTCTGAgggacaaaattataaaacaggaaGTCCCGTCACAATCTCAAAGTCCTGCAAAGGCCAGATCCGTTACGTGGTTGAATAGGAGACCCTGAGCAATTGTGTGGTCACTGGCTCTCTCTTACCCCATAGGTTACATCACAGTCACACGCTTGGTGGCTTATGTTGACCtaagatttattttgttaaaatcttTCTCTGTTGCTGttcatttttgttctgttcagttctgttttgtttttttttaaagtcttgctGTGGTCTCTGTGGCAGAAGTGTTTCATGCATGCCAGCAGGCCTGTTGCTTTTTTATGGTGATTCCCATTGAAAATGTAAGTAAATGTCTGTGGCCTTGTTTTCTCTATGGTAAAGATATTATTCACCatgtaaaacagacaaaaaaatatttattgtattttagtatatttatataattatgttattgaaaaaaaattggcattaaAACTTAACCGCATCAGAAGCCTATTGTAAATACAAGTTCTATTTAAGTGtactaattaacatataatatatgttttaaatatagaatttttaatgtttttaaatatattttcaaagtacatAAAATCTgggggttttgggttttttctcttCACTGTAAAACCAAACATGAAAACGCGTTTTATTATAAATACGTGTGTTCCTTGCTTTAAGACCAACCTGACTAGTGTTAGCAATTGCACAGCCCCAACAGAGAGGAGGCTTATTTCAAAGCAGGGGAGGCCAATCCTGCAGTCTGTGAGCTTCTGAGAAGCTCTAGGATTGGGCCCGCCTTCTGCAGTGGAAGACAAGAGTGTCAGATTCTAGGACACTTGAAAGTTCTCTCCTTTGAAGTGATAGACTTTCATCAAGTACCAAACCATGTATCCTAGCAACATCAGGATCCATGAATCAGGGCTGGCTGGCTctatttgattataaaataactgttaaaaaaaaaaatcaaagtaggtTTACTTAGGAATAATGAGAATAAATTGGCCCAAATTTAGAAAGTCAATgactgaaagaaaacatagaaattcAATATTTAGAAGCAGGTCATGTACCCTCCATTTGGAAATGGTGCCATTTGCATTATGTTTTTGTATCCATTGcactgatttaatttttatatgtgaagCATGCAGATTTTATATCATAGTACCCATGATCTAACAGATTGCTAGGATTTCTAAAAAGATTTGCCACTGTGATGGCTGCCAAGCCGCTGGGTAATTTAGTTAAAGTGTTTAAAGTTATCACTAAATCTTAgggaaataaatggaaggattttAAATTAGGGAAAGAgccattaaggaaaaaaagcatcTGTTCCTACTCTTCAGACTCCCCATTTGAACACTGACAACCCATCCCAGAACGTGGTGAACCATATCTGTGCAATGTATCATTTCtatttcaaacatacacacatgGTTTCCTCTTGTATTGTCTTATAAATAAGGATCAAGAAAGTCATAACAAACATTGACTTGTGTTGTGTATATGGAAGAACAGAACCAATGAGATGAATTACTCGATCCTAATCTGTCCAGGGAGCTTGCAAAGTACTCCAAACTCTAAGAGAAGACCCTGCCTGGCAGTCCAGGCATGAGCCCAGACGTGGAATTAGATCTTTGGTAAACGTCAGGCTTAACCAATTTTCATAGTCCAGGAAGACTaagatatttttgaaaggatTGTGTAAAAAGAGAATTAAGTATGGCATTCAAATTACTTAAAAGGGTGTGGTAAACAGTCCTGGGAGTTTTCATcagaagatgaggtcagagaaacaaacaaaaatggaggcCCTACCAAATTAACCAACTTGGAGTTAACAGGAGTAGTCAATTTGTACTCTGTTCATTGGGTACAAGCCGTTAAACCTGTTCAGTCATTGGGATGCCTAGACATAACCCAGATCATTGCTTTCTTGGACCAATTGTATTTCACAATATTAAGAGGCCTCTCTGATTATTGGCGGTGTCTATGGTATTGTTAGCAGTACTAATTCCATGAATACTCCCTCAGTTGTGAGATTCTGAACGAAGTACTAGAGTGGATCCGTGCTAAATCTTCTCTTATTCATTTAAGTGATTACTAGACTCTGGATAAGATGTCAAACACCTTATTAATTGCAACCAAGGGTTTCCAGCCTGGCCTCAGTTCAGCCAGCACTGAGGCAGCGTTAGGGCATAAGCCTGATGCAAAACATACATACCTTCTCTGCATTCTCTCATCAAGCCTGTTCTGGAAGTCAGTCAAAGTTGAAACAGCTGCATATTTTGATAAGCTACTCTTAAGTAAGAAatgatatatgtacatacatgtagGTAGATAAAGTATTTAGCCTGGAGAAAATTCACCCATGGATTTGACCCATCCTCAAAATGTTGGACAGAAAAATTAGTGATGGAATTGggcccttttaaaaattttttggttttcggtttttggttttttggtttttgtttttgtttttttagctgtGGGTTGTTTTAACTCTTGCTTTAAAGGTTAGTTGGTTGGTGATTTGGCAGGGGGAACGAGGGTTGGGAATCTGACTCTCATTGGTTACGTTAAGCTAACTGGCGATTGGTTCTGTGAATCCTCACCTAAGAGCCAAACTGAGTGACTAGAGTAGGTGCAACCACTCCAAACCAGCCAGCGTTTACGTATGTTGCAGCTaagtgtccccctccccctgcacctctGTCCCCAGGCTTGAGTGTCTTCATCCACTCCCCAATTCCAGCCACCATTTTAATTctgtatagaaaagcaaaaagacCCCCTCCTCATCTTTTGATAAGTGATTAAAAGCAGTAAATTGCCTGaagaatgtttaaatattaacagaaaaaacaTTGTGATCTTACACATCATTATATTCCTCATTAAGAAAGAGCTCTGTCTGTAGGCTTTCCATAGGCCTCACCTCAACCCCTCTAATTATTTGCTCGGCACAAACACTGGATCAGGGGCCCCCCAACCTGGCATTTGCTTGTCTGACTAAGGATAGTGTACCCTCCGTATTCTCGGTATCATGGAATTGTAAATGCTGATCTCCTAATTAATTCTcactgcatgcacacacacacacaggatctttgcattcattatatatttgtgtgaGCCACTAATTTCTTCTACCTGGCAAAACAAACGTATTTTCCCTTTGGAAAGATAAGCCCTTCCTTCTGTCCTAAAATATCCCACACAAAACACTGCAGTTTAATGACGGGACATGTCTTAGGCCTGTAAATAACCAAAAAATGTTGATGGGAAGACTGTGCTTGAAGTGCATGTTCTACATTTAGAAATCATCATAAGGATGCTTCTGCAGCACGGCAGTTTGGGATTGTATTCTGTTCAGATGGTTCCTTAGAAACCAGGAGGTGGTCTGCATAGAGTGGCTGAACCCAGGGGAAATATTTTTGTCTAGCTTAAGTGCTCACATTTTGGAAAAATCCGTATCAAGTATTGCAGTACATACTCAAATTAATTTAGTCAAGCTACATTCTCCACTGAGccctaacattaaaaaaatttttttctaactggAATTTGGCGCATATCAagtggggaaagaggaaaagacacaaaacaaagtCGAAACTCTCTAAGCGGGAGACCTCCAACAGGTACCGCACAGCGTTTACTTGGAGGTAGTGGTCCCATGCTTGGGTCTAATTGGACTACGGTTCTCAGGGTAGGCTCTGCAATCAGCAAGCGGCAGCCTCTTcaggaacttattagaaatgcatatctcaggccccaccctagaCTTGCTGGAATCAAAAGCCCTGGGGGTAGAGACAGcaaatctgtgtttttaacagGCCCTCCGGGTGCTTCTGAGGCCCACACACATTTAGGAATCACTGGACTAAGGGACATAAGCAATCAGCCCCACCCCTGTATTCTAAATCATAGGAAGATAGCACAGCCCGAGACGTTGGAGCTGTGAGTTCGAATCCCAGGCATGCCACTACCTCTTTCCAGGGCCCCCAAAACATCATTCAAACCATCGAGCTTTTCATTTCCTAAAAGCCACAAGAACAGTGGGTGCTCCCAGGCGGAGCACTTCTCAGCGCTGGAAGAAGGCACTAATGATTGAGAAGCAAGCACATAAATGTGTGCGAGAAAAGCTCACCACAGTTTACagtcaacaatttttttttctttcctttcaaagcTACAGCAGTCGTGGATTCAGGACCCAGAGCATGTAGTCATTTGTAACACATTTGGAACGACTGCGAGAAATGAGAAGCAACACGCAGcaaattaataaggaaaagaTTATTCCATCTGGGGAGCTGGGCTCTGCACCTGCCAACACGGCCCTCTCTCTGTGAAACAGAGCTATATTGGTCACAAATTAAATAAGCTTCCTGAATTAATCAGCTATTAACATCCAGCTGAGGAGTCCAAGGTTCACCCCTCCAGAATGACCAGATTGTAAACACAAAGGGCTTCTCCAGTCTTTGTGGCCAGCCTTTTCCTGATTGTAAGGAACTGTTTTTCTGGAAACGAGGACTGGAGAATAATctattcccacccccaccacatatctgtgtgtatgtgtatgtctgtgtgtgtgcacattccTGCACATTTTTAGACACCGCAAACAGCATTCGAAGGTTTTCTGTTTGTGGGCTGGGCTGGAGGTGTCCAAATATGTTACCCATTTACTGGGCAATGTGGAAACCTGAATCCTGACAAGTCTGCTTTAGGAGCCAGGAGTCCCAGTAGCTCAGTTAACCAAGTCAGCCAAGCCATGTCTGGACTCTGAAACTTCAAGTCCTCCTTCGTCTGTCCTAGGAAGAGACTCGGCTGTCTTGGAGGTAAATTCCAGCTCCAAGAGTCTGTCATCCTGTTCTTCCTACTTCATTACTTGTGgtaaaaagagattaaagaggTATCGGAAGCACTTAAAAGCTGGGGAACAATCTGAGAATTCACCGCCCATCTCCTGTGTCTGTCCCTGATGCCCTCACTGCTGGCCACTTGCCACAAAATGGAAATCAAGAGGCGCTTGGGTCTGCACGGGAGTTGAGGAAGTGGCGACATGCCCTGAGGAAGGTTTTCACCGCTTATGTGACTATGAAAATGTTACCAACTGTCGGACAATCAGGCAGAAAATGCCTTGGGGAAGGTGCCCAAATATTATTCAAGGGACAAACTTTTCCTAAACTTCATTTCCAAGCCAGACAGTGATAGTTGCCCGTTTTATGCCACTTCGTACTCTATATGGTGGCTGGCCAAGAGAGATGACGGCAGGGAACCCTGGGGCCAGCTGCAGGATCCTCATCCTGTAGAAGAGCTGTTTATGGAACTCTGAAACAAACAGGGCTTGCATCTCAGTTCCTTTGGGCTTGTAACTTCACCAACGACATGCAGTTACCAACTTGCAGTTATCAACCTGCCTCACCGCTGCCCCGGACACTCTGGATATATCCTCTTTCTCGAGACAATAGACTTGAAGACAAGGGTGTCACATGATAAATCAGGGCAACACTACACCCAATAGCACACTTCTTCAGAGCCGACCTTTAGGGAAGGTCGTTCCAAGTGGAGTCTAGAAGACAAACCTCCCTGGCACAACAGAGTCTGGAAGTCCTCATGCCAACCACCTAACTTTGGCTTATTCCTGGCCCAGAGTCCTTTAGACCTGAATCTCTGAGAaacctatattttctttctagttcaatctgcctctgctcccagtgtatgcccctcctcccttcctggtGACCCGAGGAGTCGTTTCTTCTGGAATCCAACTTCTTACCTCTCAGAGCATAGTATGGTAGTTGAGAGTACAGATTCTGGAGCCTGACTGCTGgagtctgaatcccagctctgttacTAGGGCTGTGTGTctatgggcaagttacttaacttctctgtgccccgATTTCCTTCTAAAGGACAGGTAAAAAATACGACCTACCTCACAGGACTTTCGTGAACATCAAATAAGTTAAcgcacataaagcacttagaaaaatgaTGGACCCGTGCACAAGTCTCAAGAAGTTTTTACAAACTCTTATTCTATTGATTGGTGATGAACTAGGCTCACCTAGCCCAGATATCAGAGATTCTTCTCTAATATTCCCCGACTCTTAGAGGGGATCCCATTTCATCTGTGTTTCATTAGCCGCCAGGGCACTTTGTCTTCTCTGGAAGACTCAGAGAGGCAGCTCTCGTGTATCCACTAACAGGATTCCTTGGCCGTTAAGCTGTGGCCAATATACACACTTAGGCAAATGGAGGAGATACGCTACAATAAAAGGCATTTTTCTAGACTATACAATCCCAACGAAGCCCATTATCCTTAAGTGTCCATTCCAGCTGAATGGGACGGACTGAAGCCAGGGCAAAGTGGATGAACTCACCGAGCCAGAAAGAGAAACGAGCCACAGTTCTAAAAATAGCCATGGCCCGTCAGGAGGATCTATCAGCCGCTGGTCATCCAGACCATGACACAGTGGTAAGGACTTGTGCTCTCCCTAAGCAAGCGCTGCCCCAGGCACCGTAGGCAGATCTAGGTGGCAGTATTCGTACTCacattttagaggtgaggaagGGAAGGCACAGAGTTCGAGGGAGCTGCCGAAAGTCACAGCGCTGGTGCGCAGCAGAGCAGGGCCCGGTATCCAGGCAGTCTGGGTCTGGAGCCACTCCCCTAACTGCTGCAATGTTGAAAGAGTGTAAAGAACATTGggg encodes the following:
- the BDNF gene encoding brain-derived neurotrophic factor — encoded protein: MTILFLTMVISYFGCMKAAPMKEANVRGQGSLAYPGVRTHGTLESVNGPKAGSRGLNSLADTFEHVIEELLDEDQKVRPNEENNKDADLYTSRVMLSSQVPLEPPLLFLLEEYKNYLDAANMSMRVRRHSDPARRGELSVCDSISEWVTAADKKTAVDMSGGTVTVLEKVPVSKGQLKQYFYETKCNPMGYTKEGCRGIDKRHWNSQCRTTQSYVRALTMDSKKRIGWRFIRIDTSCVCTLTIKRGR